The DNA region GTCCGGCATGTCGGACAGCCGGTTGGCCTCCGCCAGGGGGGCAAGGATCTTCTTGTTGATCTGATCGCCGATGTCGGGCCGGCCCTTGAGGGCAACCATGTCCCGGAAGCTGGCGCCGGGGGGGATGATGATGGGGGCGTAGGGGTGGCCGGCGTATTTGTCGCTGACGTATTTGACGAAGAGCAGGACCAGGACATAGTCCTTGTACTGGCTGGCGTCCATGCCGCCGCGCAGTTCGTCGCAACTGGACCAGAGGGAGGCGTAAAGCTCGGACTTTTTCAGGGCCATGGAGGGTTTCTTGTGTCTAGGGCAAGGCCGATGCTGTCGACCTGGGGACCCCCGGCTTGGGGGGAAATCGCCACCCGCCATCACGCTAGGGTCGATGGGTTAGGATGGTGGGAGGGTAGGTAAGCGACGCCGGTTTGTAAAGAATGAGCTTGGCGGGGACCGACCGGTCCACCGCCAGGTGGTTCAGGAAACGCTGCCCCTCCTCCACCCCCAGACGCGCCGTCGGCACCTCGCCGTGGAAGGCCAGAATCCGGCGGCACCAATCCACATACGCCTGCTCGGTGCGGATCGAGTACTGCATCGCCCGGATGGTTCGAGCCAGGCTCTTCGGCAGGGGAACCCCCCGGCCGGGCGGGCAAACCCTGGGCCGACGGGCAGCCCCGCAGCTGGGGGCCTTGAGCGGGGGAGGGTCGGATGGTCGGCGCCCAACAGGCGCCCACCTGCCTTCCACCCATCCCAATCAATCTCTTTTCCGGCAGAACAGTGAGTGACCCATATCAACAACAGCAGTTGCAAGGCATCGACGAGTTGCCGACACTGCCAGTCGGCAAGTTGTGGCGGGGCCGACACCTGCTGAAGGTGGCCTGCGATCTTCTCGGCCGTCACACGCAACAGGGACACCGGACGCAACGCCTACGGGAAGCCTTCGCCGCGGCGGACGTACCAGGGGCGCATCGTCTCCGGTAGGCCGCGCCGGGCCATGACCTCCAGGAGCGGTCCCAGTTGAAGGGGGAACCGTCCTCGCGGCGAGGGGTGGGGTTGGCATGGTACGGGCGGGGGGCTTGGGTAGTCGGCTAAATTCAGTCTAGTACCCTAGCGGCCCGTAGCAATCTAGCACCCAAGCATCCTCAGCCGTAGGGGCGCCGGTTAACCGGCGCCCCCGGCGTAGGCCCGGACGTGCAGTTTTCCCACATCCGGTTCCTCGGTTGTGCTCGCTTTCGCGCGAGCAAAGTCATGCCAACACCGGTTGTGCGGCTGGCTTCTCGGTGATCCGGGGCCTGGCAATGCCGAGTTTCTGCAAGGCCCGGCTGAAGGCCGGCCACGTGAAACTCTTACGCTTGCCGCCGCGCCGATTCAGCCACTTGAACGCAATCTCGACGGCCAATTGAAAGAAGCGCCACAGACCGCACGAGTTGCCCCGCGGGCCATAGTAATGGCAGTGCCCCAAGAGCCGCCGGTTCAGCCCTTTGATAAATTCCCTGATCGGCAGATGCCGGTGGCTCTTGATCCAGTCCGTGACACGCCGCTTCATGCTCGGATGAAAGCGGCTAAAACGCAAGATCTGCGTTTTTTCCGGGGCGACTTCGAGGCCGAATTTCTCCAGCCGCTTCGGCAACACCGTGAGGTACCGCTGTGCATCAACGCTGAGGCGGAAGGCACAGACAAAATCGTCGGCCTAGCGACACAGCAGCACCTCACCCCGACAGTGGGGCTTGACCACGCGCTCGAACCAGAGGTCCAAGGCGTGGTGCAGGTAGATATTAGGACCCGTGTGATTATATACCGATACGGAGTTATCCGTTATTCTTAGCCAGGGAGGTGCTGTGCCTCTTGCGAGCCGAGGTACGCCGTGCCCGTCAAGTGGCACGAACGCCATCGCAACGATCCACCCGGAGACCGGCCAACGATAAACCTGAACCCGCATAAAAATGCGCGGACCACGCCCGCCATCCACACCAAAAAGTCCTGACCGATAATGGCCAGGAATTCACCGATCGCTGCTGCGCCACCGGCGAACGCGACCCGACCGGAGGTCATCGCTTCGACCGCACCTGCGATCAACACGGCATCGACCACCGCCGCATCCAGCCCCGCCATCCCCAGACCAACGGCAGGGTCGAGCGCTGCAATGGCCGCATCAGCGAGGTACTGGCGACCACCCCCTTCGATGCGGCCCAGCGCCTGGCGGACACCCTATGCCGCTCTGTACGGCGGTATCATCATCAGATTCCCCAGCGCGCGTTAGGGCACATGGCGCCCGTTCAGGCCCGGCAAAATTGGCAGGAAAAATGCCCGGGATTGTTTAAAATGAAGGTATATAATCTCACGGGGCTGGACAAGTATAAATTATCGACTAGACTGCATTTTATAGACTGAAGTTTCCGGCTTTTGGAAGGGGCGGCGGCAGGAGTAGGGGATATTTCGAAGAGGTTTGCCCAGTTTCGGGCAAACCCTGCCAAGATCTCGTCCTCCGCAAGTGCTACTGCCACTTGGCCGCGTCAGAATCCAGAAACTTTAGTTTTATAGAGGGTGCCCCACAATACTGCCTGTCCATTAAGTCACTCCGCGATATGGATATAACCATGAAAATAACCCGCAGCATATTTTTTATTTGCTACCTCATGTTGTTGGTCCTGTACCGGCCGTCATTGGCTGCCGATATCACCATTGGGCCCGATGACTTCGGCGGTGATTTTGGCACATCTGCAGAAGTTGAAGTGAGTAACTACGGCTCCGCTACTGAATCCCACTTCTCAAAGCATGGAGCCATGTTAACAGGAATTACGACCTTGGGTGATATGACCTTAGAGGTTAATTTCCAGAAAGATGTATCAGAGTCCGATATTGCGGATAAACTACCAAGCGACGCGGAAATTTTAGATTACGAGTTTGTTCTTTTTGACGTTTTTCAACAGCCGACTGGTAGTGGGCAAGGTGGAGAGGAGGAAACCTTGACGTTAGATGTGCCGCAGATTGCCATGACAAAAAGGGGAGAACTTTTCACATATCGCCTCAGTACCGTATTGCGGGTGAATTACCAGATCAATATCGATAACGATGGGGACGGCACTCCTGATGAGCCCCAGAGTTATACGACGGGTCTTGAATCCGTGGCGTATTTTTATCTAGATGTCACGCGACCATAC from Chromatiaceae bacterium includes:
- a CDS encoding phage integrase N-terminal SAM-like domain-containing protein, which translates into the protein MQYSIRTEQAYVDWCRRILAFHGEVPTARLGVEEGQRFLNHLAVDRSVPAKLILYKPASLTYPPTILTHRP
- a CDS encoding DDE-type integrase/transposase/recombinase, with amino-acid sequence MTDNGQEFTDRCCATGERDPTGGHRFDRTCDQHGIDHRRIQPRHPQTNGRVERCNGRISEVLATTPFDAAQRLADTLCRSVRRYHHQIPQRALGHMAPVQARQNWQEKCPGLFKMKVYNLTGLDKYKLSTRLHFID